A stretch of Caenibius tardaugens NBRC 16725 DNA encodes these proteins:
- a CDS encoding DUF4167 domain-containing protein, protein MNNNRNNRRRGRGNNRSQGGGNQLNRIDSRARGNAPQLLEKYRKLAHDASLNGDRVQTEYYLQFADHYFRVLADAKARQDEQRVRRDDTREQMVDSDDDDEFGGFHSDRGRARRPERDELPAQDNDAESGSDADSEQDRQAAPNEYEPPSNPFTRSNRERPAAQRRQRKPRADQAEEAGDRAVATDDAEPSLDLSVLPPAIGDRGEDEEVKAPAPRRRRTVRAKPAAEGDDETLQKAS, encoded by the coding sequence TTGAACAACAATCGTAATAATCGCCGCAGGGGTCGTGGCAACAATCGCTCGCAGGGCGGCGGCAATCAGCTTAACCGGATCGACAGCAGGGCACGGGGCAATGCTCCGCAACTGCTGGAAAAGTATCGGAAGCTTGCGCACGATGCGTCGCTGAATGGTGATCGTGTCCAGACTGAGTATTATCTGCAATTTGCAGATCACTACTTCCGCGTACTTGCTGACGCCAAGGCGCGTCAGGATGAACAGCGCGTCCGTCGCGATGATACGCGCGAGCAGATGGTCGATTCGGACGACGACGATGAATTTGGCGGGTTCCATTCCGATCGTGGCCGTGCGCGTCGCCCGGAACGCGATGAACTGCCCGCGCAGGACAATGATGCCGAAAGCGGTTCTGATGCGGATTCGGAACAGGATCGTCAGGCAGCCCCCAACGAGTACGAGCCGCCGAGCAATCCCTTCACCCGCAGCAATCGGGAGCGCCCCGCGGCCCAGCGTCGGCAGCGCAAGCCGCGCGCCGATCAGGCCGAAGAGGCTGGGGATCGTGCTGTTGCCACAGACGATGCAGAGCCGAGTCTGGACCTGTCGGTGCTTCCCCCTGCGATCGGCGATCGCGGTGAAGACGAAGAGGTGAAGGCGCCTGCACCCCGTCGCCGCCGGACTGTGCGGGCCAAGCCCGCCGCAGAAGGCGATGATGAGACGCTGCAAAAAGCCAGCTGA
- the prmC gene encoding peptide chain release factor N(5)-glutamine methyltransferase has translation MTDLRIAQALRDATTQLAQVSDTARLDAEVLMAVVLGVSRSDLLLRHMAADVPGGFAELVARRMTQEPVAYITGEQEFYGRPFRVNRDVLIPRGDSEAIVEAALAAAPTPRRVLDCGTGSGALLLTVLAERPEAHGVGIDRSEGALAVAQDNAVRLGLADRALMLRRDWDEQGWAEGLTQFDLILANPPYVEENADISQSVRGFEPGGALFAGPAGLDAYRVLLPQLVPVLADKGIAVVEIGAAQADLVGAIARNAGFDVQLTRDLGGRPRALTLRFGLGKAE, from the coding sequence GTGACTGACCTGCGCATAGCCCAGGCCTTGCGCGATGCCACCACGCAACTGGCGCAAGTTTCCGATACCGCACGGCTTGATGCCGAAGTGCTGATGGCGGTGGTGCTGGGGGTGTCGCGGTCCGATCTGCTGCTGCGCCATATGGCTGCGGACGTGCCGGGTGGATTTGCGGAGCTGGTCGCGCGGCGGATGACGCAGGAACCCGTTGCCTACATCACTGGCGAGCAGGAATTCTACGGGCGGCCGTTTCGGGTGAATCGCGATGTGCTGATTCCGCGTGGCGACAGCGAAGCCATTGTCGAGGCCGCTCTCGCTGCTGCACCGACGCCACGCCGCGTACTGGATTGCGGCACCGGATCGGGTGCGCTTTTGCTGACGGTGCTGGCGGAACGGCCCGAAGCGCACGGGGTCGGGATAGACCGGTCGGAAGGGGCGCTGGCTGTTGCACAGGACAATGCGGTGCGTCTGGGCCTTGCGGACCGGGCATTGATGCTGCGCCGTGACTGGGATGAACAGGGGTGGGCAGAAGGGCTGACGCAGTTCGACCTGATTCTCGCAAACCCGCCTTATGTTGAAGAAAACGCCGATATTTCTCAGTCGGTCCGAGGGTTCGAGCCCGGTGGGGCCCTGTTTGCCGGCCCGGCGGGACTCGATGCCTATCGCGTGTTGTTGCCGCAGCTTGTTCCCGTGTTGGCCGATAAGGGCATCGCGGTTGTGGAGATTGGTGCCGCACAAGCCGATCTGGTCGGGGCGATCGCCCGGAATGCGGGTTTCGATGTGCAACTGACACGGGATCTCGGGGGCAGACCTCGTGCGCTGACGTTACGATTTGGGCTTGGCAAGGCAGAATAA
- the prfA gene encoding peptide chain release factor 1, with product MSIPDERLAQLAARFAELEARLASGTLEGEAFVNASRDYAELEPVARVAEEVRTMRGELAELESLDDADPDMKALAEEEITRLRSELPEAERRLAIAMLPRDSADARPAMLEIRAGTGGDEAALFAADLFRMYERYAAEQGWRVETISVNASDIGGFKEVIANVAGSGVFARLKFESGVHRVQRVPVTESGGRIHTSAATVAVLPEPDEVDVQIDDKDLKIDIYRASGAGGQHVNTTDSAVRITHLPTGIVVTQQDERSQHKNRAKAMQVLRTRIFDLKRAEAHGAEAEARKAMVGSGDRSERIRTYNFPQGRVTDHRIGLTLHKLPEVLEGQGLGELIDALTAEDEAKRLAAMGD from the coding sequence ATGAGCATTCCTGACGAGCGCCTGGCCCAGCTTGCCGCGCGATTTGCGGAGTTGGAGGCGCGGCTGGCATCAGGGACGCTGGAGGGCGAGGCTTTCGTGAACGCGAGTCGCGACTATGCGGAACTGGAGCCAGTCGCCCGGGTCGCCGAAGAAGTGCGGACCATGCGGGGGGAACTGGCTGAACTCGAGTCGCTGGACGATGCCGATCCGGATATGAAGGCGCTGGCCGAGGAAGAAATCACCCGCCTGCGCAGCGAATTGCCGGAGGCGGAACGGCGCCTCGCCATTGCCATGCTGCCGCGCGATTCCGCCGATGCGCGCCCGGCCATGCTCGAAATTCGGGCGGGAACTGGCGGCGATGAAGCCGCGCTGTTCGCGGCCGATCTGTTCCGCATGTACGAACGGTATGCGGCGGAGCAGGGCTGGCGGGTGGAAACCATCAGCGTCAACGCCTCGGATATCGGCGGATTCAAGGAAGTGATCGCGAACGTTGCGGGTTCTGGTGTGTTCGCCAGGCTCAAGTTCGAAAGCGGGGTCCACCGCGTGCAGCGGGTGCCGGTGACGGAAAGCGGCGGGCGCATCCACACATCCGCAGCGACGGTCGCCGTCTTGCCTGAACCCGATGAAGTGGATGTGCAGATCGATGATAAGGATCTGAAAATCGACATTTATCGTGCATCCGGCGCAGGCGGGCAGCACGTTAATACAACCGATTCCGCTGTCCGCATCACCCATTTGCCCACCGGTATCGTGGTGACCCAACAGGACGAACGGAGCCAGCACAAGAACCGCGCGAAGGCGATGCAGGTTCTGCGCACGCGCATTTTCGATCTCAAGCGCGCCGAAGCCCATGGTGCCGAAGCGGAAGCGCGCAAGGCGATGGTCGGTTCGGGCGATCGTTCCGAACGCATCCGCACGTACAATTTCCCGCAAGGGCGGGTTACCGATCACCGGATCGGGCTGACGCTGCACAAATTGCCCGAAGTACTGGAAGGGCAGGGATTGGGCGAACTGATCGATGCGCTGACCGCCGAGGACGAGGCCAAGCGCCTTGCCGCGATGGGTGACTGA
- the hisS gene encoding histidine--tRNA ligase: MATQTPQAIRGTQDIFGAEAEAFTRVVEAFERLRRLYRFRRVEMPVFEKTAVFSRSLGETTDVVSKEMYSFDDRGGESLTLRPEFTAGIARAYLTDGWQQYAPVKVATHGPLFRYERPQKGRYRQFHQIDAEVIGSAEPQADIELLVMADHLLHDLGIADGVTLQLNTLGDADSREAWRAALVEYFRAHRADLSEDSQDRLERNPLRILDSKDPRDKPFTADAPRIDAYLSAEAQDFFGTVTSGLDAAGVAWTRAPALVRGLDYYRHTAFEFVTDRLGAQGTVLGGGRYDGLIEALGGPPTPAVGWAAGIERLAMLLTDVAEPALDVILAIEDDAALQFGIRALAALRRAGLSADMIASGSPKKRFDKAVKVNATALAAIAMRDGQPAVNLRGSAEAPVYVATEQVFEDLLQ, encoded by the coding sequence ATGGCAACACAGACACCGCAAGCAATCCGGGGAACTCAGGATATTTTTGGCGCGGAGGCCGAAGCCTTCACCCGCGTGGTGGAAGCGTTCGAACGCCTGCGCCGGCTCTACAGGTTCCGCAGAGTCGAGATGCCGGTCTTTGAAAAGACGGCTGTTTTTTCCCGCTCCCTGGGTGAAACCACGGATGTCGTGTCGAAAGAGATGTATTCTTTCGACGATCGTGGCGGCGAATCGCTGACGCTGCGGCCCGAATTCACCGCCGGCATCGCCCGCGCCTATCTGACGGATGGCTGGCAGCAATATGCCCCGGTCAAGGTGGCGACTCACGGCCCGCTGTTCCGTTATGAACGCCCGCAGAAGGGGCGTTATCGCCAGTTTCACCAGATCGATGCCGAAGTGATCGGCTCTGCCGAACCGCAGGCCGATATCGAGCTGCTGGTTATGGCGGATCATCTGTTGCACGATCTCGGCATTGCCGATGGCGTGACCTTGCAGCTCAACACGCTGGGCGATGCCGACAGCCGTGAGGCATGGCGTGCCGCGCTGGTCGAGTATTTCCGCGCACATCGGGCCGATCTGTCGGAAGACAGCCAGGACCGGCTGGAGCGCAATCCGCTGCGAATTCTTGATTCCAAAGATCCACGCGACAAGCCGTTCACGGCCGATGCTCCCAGGATCGATGCGTATCTCTCTGCCGAAGCGCAGGATTTCTTCGGCACGGTTACCAGCGGGCTGGATGCGGCCGGCGTCGCCTGGACGCGCGCACCGGCGCTGGTGCGCGGGCTGGATTACTATCGCCATACCGCTTTCGAATTTGTCACCGACCGGCTTGGCGCGCAGGGCACGGTGCTGGGCGGTGGCCGCTATGATGGGCTGATCGAGGCGCTGGGCGGTCCGCCTACGCCAGCGGTAGGCTGGGCTGCGGGGATCGAACGGCTGGCGATGCTGTTGACCGACGTGGCCGAGCCCGCGCTGGACGTGATTCTCGCGATCGAGGATGATGCCGCGCTGCAATTTGGCATTCGTGCGCTCGCTGCCTTGCGCAGGGCCGGGCTGTCGGCTGACATGATCGCCAGCGGTTCACCCAAGAAGCGGTTTGACAAGGCGGTGAAAGTGAATGCCACGGCGCTGGCCGCGATTGCGATGCGCGATGGCCAGCCTGCGGTGAATTTGCGCGGTTCCGCCGAAGCGCCGGTCTATGTGGCGACGGAACAGGTTTTCGAAGACCTGCTGCAATGA
- the ppa gene encoding inorganic diphosphatase, translated as MRIDLIPAGDNPPESLNVIIEVPAGGEPVKYEFDKESGALFVDRILHTPMRYPANYGFIPHTLSPDGDPLDALVISRSPFIPGCVVRARPIGVLNLEDEHGGDEKLICVPVDTTFPYYSDVGERQDLPSIVLQQIEHFFTHYKDLEKEKWVRVGQWGDAAEARQVVVEALERAKAEKAV; from the coding sequence ATGCGCATCGACCTGATTCCTGCGGGCGACAACCCGCCCGAAAGCCTGAACGTCATCATCGAAGTGCCCGCTGGCGGCGAACCGGTGAAGTATGAATTCGACAAGGAATCGGGCGCGCTCTTCGTCGACCGCATCCTGCACACGCCCATGCGCTACCCTGCGAACTACGGTTTCATTCCGCACACCCTGTCGCCCGATGGCGATCCGCTGGATGCATTGGTGATCTCGCGTTCGCCGTTCATTCCGGGCTGCGTGGTGCGCGCACGGCCGATTGGCGTGCTCAATCTCGAAGACGAACATGGCGGCGATGAAAAGCTGATCTGCGTTCCCGTCGACACCACGTTCCCCTACTACTCGGACGTGGGTGAACGGCAGGACCTGCCCTCGATCGTGCTGCAGCAGATCGAGCACTTCTTCACCCACTACAAGGATCTTGAAAAGGAAAAGTGGGTGCGCGTCGGCCAGTGGGGCGATGCGGCGGAAGCCCGCCAGGTCGTGGTCGAGGCGCTGGAACGCGCCAAGGCTGAAAAAGCGGTCTGA
- a CDS encoding TldD/PmbA family protein, producing the protein MFDMSRAEERCATLIAFAQRFGADAADAVAIGDMSEGVQVRLGALEDVERSESEAAGLRVFVGQRSASIHASDLSDAALSALAERAVDMARAATEDQFAGLAPRDMLARGPFADLDLEDSSEPTPQQLRAMAQEAEDAARAVQGVTNSEGGSAGFGRSVVALATSDGFSGGYAATSHSISASVVAGTGSGMQRDYAWRQARHATDLLPPADIGRLAGERAVARLEPGRLPSKVMPVVFSPRVSNGLLGHLVGAMSGASIARRSSFLLDRLDDTLFDSSIVILDDPHRLRGLRSRPFDGEGLPTAARTLVEGGKITGWLADSASARQLGILPTGHAVRGAGGGPGISVSNVHLAAGTASPDDLMSDVSDGVYVTELFGHGVNGVTGDYSRGASGFRIVDGALAGPVAEFTIAGNLLDMFAAMIPANDLEMHRGMNAPTVRIDGMTIAGD; encoded by the coding sequence ATGTTCGATATGTCCCGCGCCGAAGAGCGTTGCGCCACGCTGATTGCGTTTGCGCAGCGTTTCGGGGCCGATGCCGCCGATGCCGTGGCAATCGGTGACATGTCGGAAGGGGTCCAGGTCCGGCTGGGCGCGCTGGAAGATGTCGAACGCTCGGAAAGCGAAGCAGCCGGACTCCGCGTCTTTGTCGGGCAGCGTTCGGCATCGATTCATGCCTCTGATCTCAGCGATGCGGCGTTAAGCGCGCTTGCCGAACGCGCGGTCGATATGGCCCGGGCCGCAACGGAAGACCAGTTTGCCGGTCTGGCCCCGAGGGATATGCTGGCGCGCGGGCCCTTCGCCGATCTCGATCTGGAAGATTCCTCAGAACCCACGCCGCAGCAATTGCGCGCCATGGCGCAGGAAGCCGAAGATGCGGCGCGTGCGGTGCAGGGGGTCACCAACAGCGAAGGGGGGAGTGCGGGTTTCGGGCGTAGCGTTGTCGCGCTGGCAACGAGCGATGGTTTCTCGGGCGGGTATGCCGCCACGAGCCACAGCATCAGCGCCAGCGTTGTCGCCGGGACGGGCAGCGGAATGCAGCGCGATTATGCCTGGCGGCAGGCCCGCCACGCGACCGATCTTCTGCCGCCCGCAGACATCGGACGGCTGGCGGGGGAACGCGCGGTCGCACGGCTGGAACCGGGCCGTTTGCCCAGCAAGGTCATGCCCGTGGTCTTTTCGCCGCGAGTCAGCAACGGATTGCTGGGGCATCTGGTGGGTGCGATGTCGGGTGCGTCGATCGCGCGCCGTTCCAGTTTTCTGCTCGACCGGCTGGACGACACCCTGTTCGATTCCTCAATTGTGATTCTGGACGATCCCCATCGTTTGCGCGGGCTGCGTTCGCGGCCTTTCGATGGCGAAGGCTTGCCAACTGCGGCGCGGACCCTGGTCGAAGGCGGAAAGATCACCGGTTGGCTGGCGGACAGTGCGTCAGCCCGGCAACTGGGCATTCTACCGACCGGCCATGCCGTGCGTGGCGCGGGTGGTGGCCCGGGTATTTCGGTCAGCAACGTCCATCTCGCGGCAGGTACGGCCAGCCCTGACGATCTGATGTCGGATGTATCGGATGGCGTCTATGTGACCGAACTCTTCGGCCATGGCGTCAACGGCGTGACGGGCGACTATAGCCGTGGGGCGTCGGGTTTCCGTATCGTTGACGGCGCACTGGCGGGGCCGGTCGCCGAATTCACGATCGCGGGCAATCTGTTGGATATGTTCGCCGCGATGATTCCGGCCAATGATCTGGAAATGCATCGGGGCATGAATGCGCCGACAGTGCGGATCGACGGGATGACGATCGCAGGGGACTGA